A part of Agromyces protaetiae genomic DNA contains:
- a CDS encoding DUF3105 domain-containing protein, protein MSAGTSPSPSTKQQRAAERERKLAEFRAKEARRKRNGVIITIASIAGVAVLVTGLVLAFVFAPKPATYTAGSAGAEIEGVQTFENESAHVQGAVDYPQTPPAGGAHSPAWLNCGVYTEPVPAENAVHSQEHGAVWVTYDPSLSAEDLAALEQKLPKTYVVLSPYEGLPSPIVLSGWNVQLEVDDANDPRIAQFLEEYWQGGQVPEPGAACTGGVDAPGKVA, encoded by the coding sequence ATGAGCGCCGGCACGTCCCCGTCCCCCTCGACCAAGCAGCAGCGCGCCGCCGAGCGCGAGCGAAAGCTCGCCGAGTTCCGCGCGAAAGAGGCTCGTCGCAAGCGCAACGGCGTCATCATCACGATCGCGTCGATCGCGGGCGTCGCGGTGCTCGTCACCGGGCTCGTGCTCGCGTTCGTGTTCGCGCCGAAGCCGGCGACCTACACGGCGGGCAGTGCGGGCGCCGAGATCGAGGGCGTGCAGACGTTCGAGAACGAGTCGGCGCACGTCCAGGGCGCGGTCGACTACCCGCAGACGCCGCCGGCCGGCGGCGCGCACAGCCCCGCATGGCTCAACTGCGGCGTGTACACCGAGCCGGTGCCCGCCGAGAACGCCGTCCACTCGCAAGAGCACGGTGCCGTCTGGGTGACCTACGACCCGTCGCTCTCAGCGGAGGACCTCGCCGCGCTCGAGCAGAAGCTGCCCAAGACCTACGTCGTCCTCTCCCCCTACGAGGGTCTGCCGTCACCCATCGTGCTCTCGGGCTGGAACGTGCAGCTCGAGGTCGACGACGCGAACGACCCGCGCATCGCGCAGTTCCTCGAGGAGTACTGGCAGGGCGGCCAGGTGCCCGAGCCCGGCGCCGCGTGCACGGGCGGCGTCGACGCGCCCGGCAAGGTCGCGTAG
- a CDS encoding DUF305 domain-containing protein, with translation MPGGVSTTPDVSDEASGDLDALPTAPEASEDDADLDAPADDAREPRGRSSAARFAAGVAALVLLAVVALVAFTAGGHAATSAIEPIPTDTSADAGFARDMQVHHMQGVELAMIVRDLTDDEEVRRLAYDMATTQAQQAGQMYAWLEEWGLSQLGTEPSMAWTAKPAEGAPSGTHEHEHSADASEGAPADGGAAPGDPTAMPGYATPTQIDALRAATGVEAERMFLELMIAHHRGGVEMAEAAAARAQSRVVLTLADAIIASQNGEIALMEEMLAARS, from the coding sequence GTGCCGGGCGGGGTCTCGACGACGCCGGATGTCTCGGACGAGGCATCCGGCGACCTCGACGCGCTCCCGACCGCCCCCGAGGCATCCGAAGACGACGCCGACCTCGACGCCCCGGCCGACGACGCCCGCGAGCCGCGGGGCCGCTCGTCCGCCGCGCGCTTCGCCGCGGGCGTCGCAGCCCTCGTGCTCCTCGCCGTCGTCGCACTCGTCGCGTTCACGGCGGGCGGCCACGCCGCGACGTCCGCGATCGAGCCGATCCCGACCGACACGAGCGCCGACGCGGGCTTCGCACGCGACATGCAGGTGCACCACATGCAGGGCGTCGAGCTCGCGATGATCGTGCGCGACCTGACCGACGACGAAGAGGTGCGCCGCCTCGCCTACGACATGGCGACGACGCAGGCGCAGCAGGCGGGCCAGATGTACGCGTGGCTCGAGGAGTGGGGGCTCTCGCAACTCGGCACCGAGCCGTCGATGGCGTGGACGGCGAAGCCCGCCGAGGGCGCGCCGTCGGGCACGCACGAGCACGAGCATTCGGCGGATGCCTCGGAGGGCGCACCTGCCGACGGCGGCGCCGCACCCGGCGACCCCACCGCGATGCCGGGCTACGCGACCCCGACGCAGATCGACGCGCTCCGCGCCGCGACGGGCGTCGAGGCCGAGCGGATGTTCCTCGAGCTCATGATCGCCCACCACCGGGGCGGGGTCGAGATGGCCGAGGCCGCCGCCGCACGGGCGCAGTCGCGGGTCGTGCTGACCCTCGCCGACGCGATCATCGCGAGCCAGAACGGAGAGATCGCCCTCATGGAGGAGATGCTCGCGGCGCGGTCGTAG
- a CDS encoding mechanosensitive ion channel domain-containing protein, whose protein sequence is MRVPLEAGWIVWAVVLAVGIPLVLVVLTEVLTSLVRRKSPAAKPVRFLRNWVVPVAAVLAFLLFAVQQPAEQVGVRLVATLLGFLVILLVLAVFNVALFEQAKTGTWRERIPAIFVSIVRVLLILVGLALIFSWVWGADVGGFFTALGVTSIVIGLALQNAVGGVISGLLLLFEQPFKIGDWLATGDIRGRVVDVNWRAVHIETPSGTRIVPNASLAGTAFTNLSRPAAGFHATVEASFGPDDPPFDVLALLAEVAGDLPMLATGGRAAPRYAGSGSYTVDLPLRGPAVEAEARGLFLAWLWYAARRRGLAFAGDAVDPLAAPAQLEAAVLKVAPILHLDEEARADVLAHARLEGYAPGEIVQRVGVAPRHMRVVVDGRMQLWVEAGGSRIELAVAETGEYVGHTTLTREAAFVGATALTVTTVLSIPQATLDGLVRTRPALARSIGRVVDKKRRLAEAAVATAGVARGTLLG, encoded by the coding sequence GTGAGGGTGCCGCTCGAGGCGGGGTGGATCGTCTGGGCCGTCGTGCTGGCGGTCGGCATCCCGCTCGTGCTCGTCGTGCTCACGGAGGTGCTCACGTCGCTCGTGCGGCGCAAGAGCCCCGCCGCGAAGCCGGTGCGGTTCCTGCGCAACTGGGTCGTGCCCGTCGCGGCCGTCCTCGCCTTCCTGCTGTTCGCCGTGCAGCAGCCCGCCGAGCAGGTCGGCGTGCGGCTCGTCGCGACGCTCCTCGGGTTCCTCGTCATCCTGCTCGTGCTCGCCGTCTTCAACGTCGCGCTCTTCGAGCAGGCGAAGACGGGCACCTGGCGGGAGCGCATCCCCGCGATCTTCGTCTCGATCGTGCGGGTGCTCCTCATCCTCGTGGGGCTCGCGCTCATCTTCTCGTGGGTGTGGGGCGCCGACGTCGGCGGGTTCTTCACGGCCCTCGGCGTGACCTCGATCGTCATCGGCCTCGCGCTGCAGAACGCTGTCGGCGGGGTGATCTCGGGGCTCCTCCTGCTGTTCGAGCAGCCGTTCAAGATCGGCGACTGGCTCGCGACGGGCGACATCCGCGGTCGGGTCGTCGACGTCAACTGGCGGGCCGTGCACATCGAGACGCCGTCGGGCACGCGCATCGTGCCGAACGCGTCGCTCGCCGGCACGGCCTTCACGAACCTCAGCCGGCCCGCGGCGGGATTCCATGCCACCGTCGAGGCATCCTTCGGGCCCGACGATCCGCCGTTCGACGTGCTCGCCCTCCTCGCGGAGGTCGCGGGCGACCTGCCCATGCTCGCCACGGGCGGCCGCGCCGCGCCGCGCTATGCCGGATCGGGCTCGTACACCGTCGACCTGCCGCTCCGCGGGCCGGCCGTCGAGGCCGAGGCGCGCGGACTGTTCCTCGCGTGGCTCTGGTATGCCGCGAGGCGACGCGGGCTCGCGTTCGCGGGCGATGCGGTCGACCCGCTCGCGGCGCCCGCACAGCTCGAAGCCGCGGTCCTGAAGGTCGCGCCCATCCTGCACCTCGACGAGGAGGCCCGCGCCGACGTGCTCGCCCACGCGCGCCTCGAGGGGTACGCGCCCGGCGAAATCGTGCAGCGCGTGGGCGTCGCCCCTCGGCACATGCGTGTCGTCGTCGACGGACGCATGCAGCTCTGGGTCGAAGCGGGCGGTTCCCGCATCGAGCTCGCCGTCGCCGAGACGGGCGAGTACGTCGGCCACACGACGCTCACTCGCGAGGCGGCGTTCGTCGGCGCGACCGCACTCACCGTCACGACGGTGCTGTCGATCCCGCAGGCGACGCTCGACGGGCTCGTGCGCACGCGCCCCGCGCTCGCGCGGAGCATCGGGCGCGTCGTCGACAAGAAGCGGCGCCTCGCCGAAGCGGCGGTCGCGACGGCGGGCGTCGCGCGCGGCACGCTCCTCGGGTGA
- a CDS encoding adenylate/guanylate cyclase domain-containing protein produces MGDRRTVDASPGQTGPARRSTGAPETSGPSETALPPETSVSPEPAPTPRRRRRPGLSIQSRLLVILLVTTLLSALVVGVIGWISGRDSLRAAAYSELTTIRELRSDDLTRTLGEFVAGVRVASANASAELASVEFNAAFAALDEQPVSAEDDARLIDWYETSFLPKLAEHSDDVFDARSLLPPGNAGRHLQLAYTVPTDPYEDQDAASAVEDAGDGTAWSAVHARFHDYFTRLVDNFGYVDVLLVDDRGNVVYTADKGIDLGADLLRGPYERTALADAYREAMASGSASTVATTDFEPYVPSLEEPTAWAVAPVGDAGDLTGALAVQVPISTIDAVLTGGGGWKEQGLGETGEVYLVGADGLMRSNSRPLIEDPSGYADRVVAHGTPRSVADEVVARGSTVLLQPASSPAVDAARGGGTGVMVSREYIGAESLTAFAPFETGGLDWVVVARMDTAEAFAPVDAFTRTLVLATLGIMLLASLAALVIAQAFTRPIRKLGDAVGQVAAGDLDVRVATPRRDEFGDLGTAFNDMAKSLRVKQDLIDEQKAEYDRLLLTLMPASVAKRYRKGEDGIAEEHQDVSVVYADLLGFDEFADALGGQESVMQLGQLVKSFDDAAERIGVEKVRPLREGYLASSGLMVPRIDNVRRAVDFALELRDVVERFNAQHDSRLAMRIGVATGTVTAGVVGRTSLAFDLWGEAVNLAHLVRTVTGDAGIFVSEGVRDGVGEAIAFEEVGSVEAKDGRQTVWKVV; encoded by the coding sequence ATGGGGGATCGGCGGACGGTGGATGCCTCGCCCGGCCAAACCGGGCCGGCGCGACGGAGCACGGGCGCGCCTGAGACATCCGGACCGTCCGAGACCGCGCTCCCACCCGAGACATCCGTCTCGCCCGAACCCGCCCCGACGCCGCGACGCCGGCGGCGCCCCGGCCTCAGCATCCAATCCCGCCTCCTCGTCATCCTGCTCGTGACGACCCTGCTGTCGGCCCTCGTCGTCGGCGTCATCGGATGGATCAGCGGCCGCGACTCGCTGCGCGCCGCCGCCTACTCCGAGCTCACGACCATTCGCGAACTCCGGAGCGACGACCTCACTCGCACCCTCGGCGAGTTCGTCGCGGGGGTGCGCGTCGCATCGGCGAACGCGAGCGCCGAGCTCGCGTCGGTCGAGTTCAACGCGGCCTTCGCGGCACTCGACGAGCAGCCCGTGAGCGCCGAAGACGATGCCCGGCTCATCGACTGGTACGAGACGTCGTTCCTGCCGAAGCTCGCCGAACACTCCGACGACGTGTTCGACGCTCGCTCGCTCCTGCCGCCCGGCAACGCCGGCCGGCACCTGCAACTCGCCTACACCGTGCCGACCGACCCCTACGAAGACCAGGACGCCGCCTCGGCCGTCGAAGACGCGGGCGACGGCACAGCCTGGTCGGCCGTGCACGCGCGCTTCCACGACTACTTCACCAGGCTCGTCGACAACTTCGGCTACGTCGACGTGCTGCTCGTCGACGACCGGGGCAACGTCGTCTACACGGCCGACAAGGGCATCGACCTCGGCGCGGACCTGCTGAGAGGGCCGTACGAGCGCACCGCGCTCGCCGACGCGTACCGTGAGGCGATGGCATCGGGCAGCGCCTCCACCGTCGCGACGACCGACTTCGAACCGTACGTGCCCTCGCTCGAAGAGCCGACCGCGTGGGCGGTCGCACCCGTCGGCGACGCGGGCGACCTGACGGGCGCACTCGCCGTGCAAGTGCCCATCTCGACGATCGATGCCGTGCTGACGGGCGGCGGAGGCTGGAAGGAGCAGGGCCTCGGCGAGACGGGCGAGGTGTACCTCGTCGGCGCCGACGGGCTCATGCGGTCGAACTCGCGCCCGCTCATCGAAGACCCGAGCGGCTACGCCGATCGCGTCGTCGCCCACGGCACGCCCCGCAGCGTCGCCGACGAGGTCGTCGCGCGGGGGAGCACCGTGCTGCTCCAGCCGGCCTCGTCGCCCGCCGTCGACGCCGCGCGCGGCGGCGGCACAGGGGTCATGGTGAGCCGCGAGTACATCGGCGCCGAGAGCCTCACGGCGTTCGCGCCGTTCGAGACGGGCGGCCTCGACTGGGTCGTCGTCGCACGGATGGACACCGCCGAGGCGTTCGCACCCGTCGACGCGTTCACGCGAACGCTCGTGCTCGCGACGCTCGGCATCATGCTCCTCGCGAGCCTCGCGGCGCTCGTCATCGCGCAGGCGTTCACGCGACCCATCCGGAAGCTCGGCGACGCCGTCGGCCAGGTGGCCGCGGGCGACCTCGACGTGCGCGTCGCGACGCCCCGGCGCGACGAGTTCGGCGACCTCGGCACGGCGTTCAACGACATGGCGAAGAGCCTGCGCGTGAAGCAGGACCTGATCGACGAGCAGAAGGCCGAGTACGACCGGCTCCTCCTCACCCTCATGCCCGCGTCGGTCGCGAAGCGCTACCGCAAAGGCGAGGACGGCATCGCCGAGGAGCATCAGGATGTCTCGGTCGTCTACGCCGACCTCCTCGGCTTCGACGAGTTCGCCGACGCGCTCGGCGGCCAGGAGTCCGTCATGCAGCTCGGCCAGCTCGTGAAGAGCTTCGACGACGCCGCCGAGCGCATCGGCGTCGAGAAGGTGCGGCCGCTCCGCGAGGGGTACCTCGCGAGTTCGGGGCTGATGGTGCCCCGCATCGACAACGTGCGGCGTGCCGTCGACTTCGCGCTCGAGCTGCGCGATGTCGTCGAGCGGTTCAACGCCCAGCACGACTCGCGCCTGGCGATGCGGATCGGCGTCGCGACGGGCACTGTGACGGCCGGCGTCGTGGGGCGCACGAGCCTCGCATTCGACCTGTGGGGCGAGGCCGTGAACCTCGCCCACCTCGTGCGGACCGTCACGGGCGACGCCGGCATCTTCGTGAGCGAGGGCGTGCGAGACGGCGTCGGCGAGGCGATCGCGTTCGAAGAGGTGGGCTCGGTCGAGGCGAAGGACGGCCGGCAGACCGTGTGGAAGGTCGTGTGA
- a CDS encoding ABC transporter ATP-binding protein has translation MSMMGGRGGGGGGGRGGGMGRSRIGAADEEAQRAENAQAPKIQHLVSRIGGLFAPHKAALVTTVVLVLAGAALAVVPPLLTQRAFDDGLFPTDADGQTVAPNLPVLTWIVIAMIVVFVVSSLLGVWQTWLTATVGNKVMGALRVKLFRHLQAMELSFFTRTKTGVIQSRLQNDVGGVSSVLTNTISSVLGNTVNVIAAFVAMVILNWQLTVIALVLLPFMVVAQRRVGQVRAKIAAKTQESLSEMTAITQETLSVSGILLAKSFSRQQSEVDRYAAENGRQIKLQVKQQMTGQWFFLMVNIFMSSIPAIVYLVAGWLITGGLADVTAGTIVAFTTVQARLLFPLMGLMRVALDLQTSSALFARIFEYLDLKPAISDAADARAVPAGEAVGRVEFRDVSFRYPDQAADSRPTLDDVSFTIEPGQFAAFVGPSGAGKTTVSYLVPRLYEASGGSVRFAGVDVRDLKQDDLIRHIGIVSQETYLFHATIGDNLRYSKPDATDAELEAAARQANIHDTIASFPDGYDTVVGERGYRLSGGEKQRIAIARVLLKDPPVLVLDEATSALDTISERVVQAAIDDASKGRTTIAIAHRLSTVVAADVIFVVVAGRIVEHGTHAELVAAGGVYASLFREQSAAREVAPA, from the coding sequence ATGAGCATGATGGGTGGACGCGGCGGCGGCGGCGGGGGCGGTCGCGGCGGGGGCATGGGTCGGAGCCGCATCGGCGCGGCCGACGAGGAGGCGCAGCGCGCCGAGAACGCACAGGCGCCGAAGATCCAGCATCTCGTCTCGCGCATCGGCGGGTTGTTCGCCCCGCACAAGGCGGCGCTCGTGACGACGGTCGTGCTCGTCCTGGCGGGGGCGGCGCTCGCGGTCGTGCCTCCGCTCCTGACGCAGCGCGCGTTCGACGACGGTCTCTTCCCGACCGACGCCGACGGCCAGACGGTCGCCCCGAACCTGCCTGTTCTGACGTGGATCGTCATCGCGATGATCGTCGTCTTCGTCGTGTCGTCGCTTCTCGGCGTGTGGCAGACGTGGCTCACGGCGACGGTCGGCAACAAGGTCATGGGCGCTCTGCGCGTGAAGCTCTTCCGGCACCTGCAGGCGATGGAGTTGAGCTTCTTCACGCGCACGAAGACGGGCGTCATCCAGTCGCGTCTGCAGAACGACGTCGGCGGCGTGTCGAGCGTGCTCACCAACACGATCTCGAGCGTGCTCGGCAACACCGTCAACGTCATCGCGGCGTTCGTCGCGATGGTGATCCTGAACTGGCAGTTGACGGTCATCGCGCTCGTGCTGCTGCCGTTCATGGTCGTCGCGCAGCGACGCGTGGGGCAGGTGCGGGCGAAGATCGCCGCGAAGACGCAGGAGTCGCTGTCGGAGATGACGGCGATCACGCAGGAGACGCTGAGCGTATCTGGCATCCTGCTCGCGAAGTCGTTCAGCCGGCAGCAGAGCGAGGTCGACCGGTACGCGGCCGAGAACGGGCGGCAGATCAAGCTGCAGGTCAAGCAGCAGATGACGGGCCAGTGGTTTTTCCTGATGGTCAACATCTTCATGTCGTCGATCCCCGCGATCGTCTATCTGGTGGCGGGCTGGCTCATCACGGGAGGGCTGGCGGATGTCACGGCCGGCACCATCGTCGCATTCACGACCGTGCAGGCGCGGCTCCTGTTCCCGCTCATGGGGCTCATGCGCGTCGCGCTCGATCTGCAGACCTCGAGCGCCCTGTTCGCGCGGATCTTCGAGTACCTCGACTTGAAGCCCGCGATCTCGGATGCCGCGGACGCGCGTGCGGTGCCCGCGGGCGAGGCGGTCGGCCGTGTCGAGTTCCGGGATGTCTCGTTCCGCTACCCCGACCAGGCGGCGGATTCCCGTCCGACGCTCGACGACGTGTCGTTCACGATCGAGCCGGGGCAGTTCGCAGCGTTCGTGGGGCCGTCGGGCGCGGGCAAGACGACGGTGTCGTACCTCGTGCCGCGTCTGTACGAGGCATCCGGCGGCTCGGTGCGATTCGCGGGCGTCGACGTGCGCGACCTGAAGCAGGACGACCTGATCCGGCACATCGGCATCGTCAGTCAAGAGACGTATCTCTTCCACGCGACGATCGGCGACAACCTGCGCTACTCGAAGCCCGACGCGACCGATGCCGAGCTCGAGGCGGCCGCGCGCCAGGCGAACATCCACGACACGATCGCCTCCTTCCCCGACGGCTACGACACGGTCGTCGGCGAACGCGGGTACCGGCTGTCGGGCGGCGAGAAGCAGCGCATCGCGATCGCGCGCGTGCTCTTGAAGGACCCGCCCGTGCTCGTGCTCGACGAGGCGACGAGCGCGCTCGACACGATCTCGGAGCGAGTGGTGCAGGCGGCGATCGACGACGCGTCGAAGGGGCGCACGACGATCGCGATCGCGCACCGGCTGTCGACGGTGGTAGCCGCCGACGTCATCTTCGTCGTCGTGGCCGGTCGGATCGTCGAGCACGGCACGCACGCCGAGCTCGTCGCCGCGGGCGGCGTGTACGCGTCGCTCTTCCGCGAGCAGTCGGCCGCGAGGGAGGTCGCGCCTGCCTGA
- a CDS encoding carbohydrate ABC transporter permease produces the protein MSIAPADLPIGKDGDSFQEAAEGATSASPEVVGTKAARVKKRLTSRTATIVSLIIAILWTIPTFGLLVSSFRPAELVRNTGWWTIFENPGFTLDNYADVLFSTSSSAPQLGAFIINSIAIALVGTVIPLVLATMAAYAFAWIKFPGSNVLFIIVFALQIVPLQMALVPLLQFFSTFLRPIQVWIHDVIPIIPEQNYLPVWLAHSMFALPLAIFLLHNFISEIPNDIIEAARVDGATHSQIFLRVILPLATPAIASFAIFQFIWVWNDLLVALIFSGGTADVAPLTQRLAEMVGSRGQEWERLTAGAFISMLIPLAVFFGLQRYFVRGLLAGSTKG, from the coding sequence ATGAGCATCGCACCGGCCGACCTTCCGATCGGCAAAGACGGCGACTCCTTCCAGGAGGCGGCGGAGGGCGCCACCTCGGCGAGCCCCGAAGTCGTCGGCACGAAGGCGGCCCGCGTCAAGAAGCGGTTGACGTCGCGCACGGCGACGATCGTGTCGCTCATCATCGCGATCCTGTGGACGATCCCGACGTTCGGCCTGCTCGTGTCGTCGTTCCGCCCTGCCGAGCTCGTGCGCAACACCGGTTGGTGGACGATCTTCGAGAACCCCGGCTTCACGCTCGACAACTACGCCGACGTGCTCTTCTCGACGTCGTCGTCGGCGCCCCAGCTCGGCGCGTTCATCATCAACTCGATCGCCATCGCGCTCGTCGGCACGGTCATCCCGCTCGTGCTCGCGACGATGGCCGCCTACGCGTTCGCGTGGATCAAGTTCCCGGGTTCGAACGTGCTCTTCATCATCGTGTTCGCGTTGCAGATCGTGCCGCTGCAGATGGCGCTCGTGCCGCTCCTCCAGTTCTTCTCGACCTTCCTCCGGCCGATCCAAGTGTGGATCCACGACGTCATCCCGATCATCCCCGAGCAGAACTACCTGCCGGTGTGGCTGGCGCACTCCATGTTCGCGTTGCCGCTCGCGATCTTCCTGCTGCACAACTTCATCTCGGAGATCCCGAACGACATCATCGAGGCGGCCAGGGTCGACGGTGCGACGCACAGTCAGATCTTCCTCCGGGTCATCCTGCCGCTCGCGACGCCCGCGATCGCGTCGTTCGCGATCTTCCAGTTCATCTGGGTGTGGAACGACCTGCTCGTCGCCCTCATCTTCTCGGGCGGCACGGCCGACGTCGCGCCGCTCACCCAGCGATTGGCCGAGATGGTCGGGTCGAGAGGCCAGGAGTGGGAGCGCCTCACCGCGGGCGCGTTCATCTCCATGCTCATCCCGTTGGCGGTCTTCTTCGGCCTCCAGCGGTACTTCGTCCGAGGACTCCTCGCCGGCTCCACGAAGGGCTGA
- a CDS encoding carbohydrate ABC transporter permease, translated as MRTADLLGKFLQIGLGLAVFAAIIGLILFFIDKAPKRGRDYWQLVGFLAPAMIFLVIGLVYPALRTSVLAFQTNNGDWTFDNFVWAFTQPAALRTLLNTVIWVAIVPLFSTAVGLAYAVFIDKSRGERYYKVILFMPIAISFVGAGIIWRFVYEYRSAGRDQIGLLNALVVAAGGDPVQWLQTDPLNTFLLIVVMIWIQTGFAMVLLSAAIKGVPTEQLEAAQLDGTNPWQRFWNVTVPGIRGSLVVVLTTISIATLKVFDIVRTMTAGNFNTSVVANEMFTQAFRASEVGRGSALALILFLLVAPIVIYNVNVLRKQREIR; from the coding sequence ATGAGGACCGCCGATCTGCTCGGCAAGTTCCTGCAAATAGGGTTGGGTCTCGCGGTGTTCGCCGCGATCATCGGTCTCATCCTCTTCTTCATCGACAAGGCGCCCAAACGGGGCCGCGACTACTGGCAGCTCGTGGGCTTCCTCGCGCCGGCGATGATCTTCCTCGTCATCGGGCTCGTCTATCCGGCGCTCCGCACCTCGGTGCTCGCCTTCCAGACCAACAACGGCGACTGGACGTTCGACAACTTCGTGTGGGCGTTCACGCAGCCCGCGGCGTTGCGGACCCTGCTCAACACGGTCATCTGGGTGGCGATCGTGCCGTTGTTCTCGACCGCGGTCGGGCTCGCGTACGCGGTCTTCATCGACAAGTCCCGCGGTGAGCGGTACTACAAGGTCATCCTCTTCATGCCCATCGCCATCTCGTTCGTCGGCGCGGGCATCATCTGGCGTTTCGTGTACGAGTACCGGTCGGCCGGGCGCGACCAGATCGGCCTCCTCAACGCGCTCGTCGTCGCCGCGGGCGGCGATCCAGTGCAGTGGCTGCAGACCGATCCGCTCAACACGTTCCTGCTCATCGTCGTCATGATCTGGATTCAGACCGGTTTCGCGATGGTCCTCTTGAGCGCTGCGATCAAGGGCGTGCCGACCGAGCAGCTCGAGGCGGCCCAGCTCGACGGCACGAACCCGTGGCAGCGGTTCTGGAACGTCACGGTGCCGGGCATCCGGGGCTCCCTCGTGGTGGTGTTGACGACGATCTCGATCGCGACGCTGAAAGTCTTCGACATCGTGAGAACGATGACGGCCGGCAACTTCAACACGTCGGTCGTCGCGAACGAGATGTTCACCCAGGCGTTCCGGGCGAGCGAGGTCGGTCGAGGGTCGGCGCTCGCGCTCATCCTGTTCCTCCTGGTGGCGCCCATCGTCATCTACAACGTCAACGTCCTCCGCAAGCAGAGGGAGATCCGATGA
- a CDS encoding ABC transporter substrate-binding protein, with protein sequence MRITRHRRWMLPIVAAAATGLALTACTGDIADQEAGDVDCTDYEQYGTFDGARVTIGGTILDLEADRLVESWSDFSTCTGITISYQGTSEFEAQIAVLAEGRNAPDIGIVPQPGLLQRLAAGGWLIPASQAVEDNVDEFWSPDWKQYGTVDGTFYAAPLMASIKGYIWYSPAEFEENGYEIPKSLDELKTLSETIAATGAKPWCAGFESGDATGWPGTDWIEDYMLRLHGPEVYDEWVTHGIPFNDPQVAEAFDAVGEYLKNEDMVNGGIGSVSTIVTEAFQTAGLPILDGECSLHHQASFYETFWNPDGGDANTVAPDGTVWAFLLPPAEEGGPQAVTGGGEFPVAFRDAEEVEAVRAYLSSDTWANNRVGLGGVISANKGLDPNVASSELLKQSIEILQDPNTTFRFDGSDLMPGAVGADSFWRGMVSWITGQSTSQVLDTIEASWPTS encoded by the coding sequence ATGAGAATCACACGGCATCGCCGTTGGATGCTCCCGATCGTCGCGGCGGCCGCGACCGGGTTGGCGCTCACCGCGTGCACGGGCGACATCGCCGATCAAGAGGCGGGCGACGTCGACTGCACCGACTACGAGCAGTACGGCACGTTCGACGGAGCGCGCGTCACGATCGGCGGCACGATCCTCGACCTCGAGGCCGACCGGCTCGTCGAGTCGTGGAGCGACTTCTCGACCTGCACGGGCATCACGATCAGCTACCAGGGCACGAGCGAGTTCGAGGCCCAGATCGCGGTGCTCGCCGAAGGACGCAACGCTCCCGACATCGGCATCGTCCCGCAGCCCGGCCTCCTGCAGCGCCTCGCGGCCGGCGGATGGCTCATCCCCGCGTCGCAGGCGGTCGAAGACAACGTCGACGAGTTCTGGAGCCCCGACTGGAAGCAGTACGGCACGGTCGACGGCACCTTCTACGCGGCGCCGCTCATGGCGAGCATCAAGGGGTACATCTGGTACTCGCCGGCCGAGTTCGAAGAGAACGGCTACGAGATCCCGAAGTCCCTCGACGAGCTCAAGACGCTGTCCGAGACCATCGCCGCGACCGGCGCCAAGCCGTGGTGCGCGGGCTTCGAATCAGGCGACGCGACCGGTTGGCCGGGCACGGACTGGATCGAGGACTACATGCTGCGCCTGCACGGCCCCGAGGTCTACGACGAGTGGGTCACGCACGGCATCCCGTTCAACGACCCGCAGGTGGCCGAGGCGTTCGACGCCGTCGGCGAGTACCTGAAGAACGAGGACATGGTCAACGGCGGCATCGGCTCGGTCTCGACGATCGTGACCGAGGCGTTCCAGACGGCCGGTCTCCCGATCCTCGACGGCGAGTGCTCGCTGCACCACCAGGCCTCGTTCTACGAGACGTTCTGGAACCCCGACGGCGGCGACGCCAACACCGTGGCTCCCGACGGCACCGTGTGGGCCTTCCTCCTTCCGCCCGCGGAAGAGGGCGGACCGCAGGCGGTCACGGGCGGCGGCGAGTTCCCCGTGGCCTTCCGCGACGCGGAAGAGGTCGAGGCGGTGCGCGCGTACCTCTCGAGCGACACGTGGGCGAACAACCGCGTCGGCCTCGGCGGCGTCATCAGCGCCAACAAGGGCCTCGACCCGAACGTCGCGTCGAGCGAGCTGCTGAAGCAGTCGATCGAGATCCTGCAGGATCCCAACACGACCTTCCGCTTCGACGGCTCCGACCTCATGCCGGGCGCCGTGGGCGCCGACTCGTTCTGGCGGGGCATGGTCAGCTGGATCACCGGTCAGTCGACATCTCAGGTGCTCGACACGATCGAGGCGAGCTGGCCCACCTCCTGA